The Periplaneta americana isolate PAMFEO1 chromosome 16, P.americana_PAMFEO1_priV1, whole genome shotgun sequence genome segment gttcaacaataCAATTGAATCTAATTGCGTCTATATGTTTGTtggacccaacactgctaatttaacaatattgttgatgtgtgcagctgaagaatagtgttttttaattccttcattcatgtgcttcaaatcaatcatatctgcagaacgataatcaaaattatgtagttactacgcaaagtcctaaattcaaacagaaatataaataaaattcataaaacgtacttatttttgtcaataaatgttcgcaGTCGAACAacagcaaggaaaacaaaatacagcgtcttttatattgcagccgcatattgcatttttcgtcagtccgaatgttgaattttcttgtcacttctctattactgttcttcgtcacttataattttaattcttgtgtaggtctacccatcttctttattttgatcttttcgtgtaaaggtcttatagaaaattgCACATTtaacagattttgcacactattcattgtagcaTTTATGATGGgacgagcttgagaacacatctgaaagtgctcctaacccctcctacgctCACTGTAAACCtacctaccatgctccaaagcctgccagtgaaacagtactactgcgcatgctcgaatggagcagtgtgccgcaagtgtcgagcggtaaacataagtcccaggcgtcaacaagaacagtacacagGCATGCATGCAGTGTTATTTTtgcatagtattataataaagaattatgtagctcacatagtctactgcagctcatagatatacatttaaaaacatgtgttatttgaagaggtggtgcactgctcctgtgctccttaagagaaatcgccgcTGATGGGGACACCATTACAAACCAATAACGACTGCAATGATAGTGATAATAAAGTTCAAAACGACTCGCTACCATAGAGGAGGAATAtataattcatgtttatttattaaaatattttagttaatatGTTATCCTTTTCATTACTTTCCAGCGATAACCTTTAGATTTAAAAATACTAAATGATCAATATGGGGACTCCACTACAAACCACTAAAACTACAATGATAATGATACTTAAGTTCAAAACGACACGTTACCATAAAGGGCTATTTGCTATTTTTATAACTATTGGAAGTCTAATAATTAGAAATAGtaaaatagaaagagaaactgaAAAAACTCACACTAAAACAAAGCTCACAAATTCTTTATGAACAAGGTAATTCCTTATATGATACAAACGATAAAATTATTAccaccaagttaatattaaaaaaataacacaattatgaAACATTGATCACCATACAGGTAATGTCTGACAGTCTTATACAAGGTGTGGCAAAGGAATCGGACGATTTAGAATCTCGTTTACTGAGCAACATGAGGGGTTATGGATATCGATCGACTGTCGTTTGCTAGGGTTTTTATTGCCATTTTGTGTAATCATGGAAGAATGGAGCTCGAAGCATCATCGTTATCGAGACATTGTTCAAGAAAGGTGTTTCAGTTGTAAAAACCCAGCGTGCCTTTCGTCTCCAACTTAATGTTGGTCACCACAGAGCCGTTCCTGTTCGCAATACCATAATAAGATGGGTACAACACTTTCGATTATCAGCATCAGCTTGCAAGAAGAAACCACCAGGACACGTTCGAAGTGTACGAACGCCAGATAACATTGAGCGAGTAAGAGTGGCTGTTATGAGGATTCCACATCGATCAGCTAGACAGCAGGCTATAGCACTGCGACATTCAGAACTTTCAGTGCGCCGAATATTGAATTCAGATCTTAAGTTTCATCCATATAATCTTATGATTATTCAGCAATTGCATGAGGGAGACTATGTCCAACGCAGGAGATTCGCCGAGAGAATGGTGAAAATTTTGGCTGAtgaagatttctttttattttagtaggttattttacgacgctttatcaacatctcaggtaatttagcgtccgaatgagatgtaggtgataatgccggtgaaataagtccgaggtccagcaccgaaagttacccagcatttgctcatgatGGGTTGAGGGTAAAACCCGgaacaacctcaaccaggtaatttgccccgaccgggaatcgaatccgggccaccttgtttcgcggccagacgcgctaaccgttactccacaggtgtggacctgacgAAGTTTTTATGTTCATGAGTGACAAGGCACATTTCCATTTAAATAGTTATGGTAATAACCGTGACATGAAGGAGGAATTTCGACGAGTTTTCGGCGAAATGGAAGTGGAAACTTGTGCAGTCATAGTGAATTTTATGGAAAGAGTTCTTGCATGCCAGCGCAGTAGAGGAGGTCATATGCCCGACATCATGTTTCATACATGAAATGGGAAGGATAGATGAACATGTTCatgtattttgtttctgttttttttttttggtagaaatAAACTTTTTAATTTGGTATATCAAAACCGGCGCTCTTTTTGAACCACCCTTAACTTTCACTGAACAAGCTATGTAAGGATTACTGTTTCTTGCAATGAACTACAAAACGCATATaataagtttgaaaaaaaaatgttccagaCTCTTACTGTTACAAGAGTACGAACATGTGAATAAATCGAAGTTTTGCTTGTGTGTTACAGCTGAGTGGAACGGCAAATACTTTGTGTACGCCATAGACTACGACAATTTCATCGTGATTGGAGGATGCGCTCCTGAGTTCAGTCCCTCTCGTAAGTACCTGCTCAGAAAATGAGACCTGGTGTTTCCAATCCATTCTCTTAATGAGTATTTGTCTCTCCACAGCCCTTTACTGGGTGGCCTTCCGCAGGCGATGCCCATCTTCTAAGGCATATCAGGCTGCTGAAAATGCCCTCAAGGGCTACAACATGTCCATCACCGACTTCTATAAGACCTGCCGACGAAGAgaattaatataaacataaattgtGAAATTATCTAATGTTGTCTTGCTCTCAAGACGCAGCCAACATATGTAGGTATATATTTTGAGAATTTTGTTGACACATCAGTCATGTAACACAattttaaaagccattatttatTTACGAATATTAGTTGAGTGACGATTTCTTTCTTCGTCTGGCTCCTTATTAAAgataatagttcattctctacttgtaatattcttttatccttaaaactaaagaaaaatggtaCTTTAcatacaatttcaaattagtgtaactctgaaaatattgagaatagtagGGCTTTAATTGGAAAATTAGAACTACCGGTACTCAGCTAACACTTTAAAATTTCGAGACTGGCTCGAAGGGATGTTGTTCTGCAGTCATTTTTCTTTTATGACAGGAGAGTTCTTCTGCTGATCGTCTTCCAGCTTACAGCCAGGATTTCACATATGACAATGGGTCGAATTGAGAAAGAGAAAATCCAGTTAAGTTGATGAACATCAAATCAGTTATAAGTTCCACCAAAAGAGCATTTCTTATTGGGGTTACAATGTCATTCATGGAGCTAAATGGCCGTTCACACTCAGCTGTTGATATAGTAATAGTGTCAAAAGCGCAAATAAGTGGCATATATCATCTGGCTTTCTTCCATAACTCCTATAATCTTTGTACTCCCCGAAAGCTCTAATAATTTCCTCTTATCTAATTGATTATAGAGGTGCACCATACTTCCTTCTTCATAAATTATATCTAGGTCCAGAAGTCATTCGAATAGATTTAACACAGTTAAGTGACAGAGAAGATTATAGTTAGCCTACTACTATTTTGCAGTAAATTTTCATTCATTCCTCTGTGAGATGACTGAGTAGTTAATAATCTTGATTATAAATTTGCAGCATGATTCCTATACAACTGTCCTGCAATGATGATTTGTACTTTATTGCATCTTGACAGAGTCAGAGATTTGAATTTACTTAATTCAGTCCTACTATTAGCTACCTTGGCGTAATGTCCTGGAATTTGCTGCAATGACTGAAATActctaatatttctttttatcagTTTATCTGCTGTTGGCACTATCATTTCCCTCATTTAGAGATCACATGAAGATCAGTTAATTCTGTCAGTGCAACGATCAGTTTTCCATTTTTTCTACTAACTCTGCACTTCCCAAATATTTCCGTAAACCTCAATATTTAGCTTCTTTCTTTCTGATATCGTGCAACATCATTCTGAGCGTTTTCAAATTGTAAGTATAAAACCTCAAAGTTTTCCCACACAGACTGAAGAGTTCTTTTAGTTGATGAAACTAACCGAATTGTGAACATTTTACCAATATGCAAAATTCGTTGCCCCAGACTTTTTGCATAAGTATTTAGTTCTAATTGGTTCTTAGGAGAATGAGTAAATAGAGCATATTGTTTTTTCTAAGAGTATCTGAAAGTAATTTATTCCCTGGATTTCTCCGATGAAATCAATAACAGCTTGCTCTAGTGTATGGTTACTGCAGTGCGAGATATATAGAGGGAGggaaataattttttaacttcAACCCCTACCCCACTATTTCTGCCTATCATTGTTAAGGCGTCGTCACATGAAACACACATGAGACATTAGGACTCTATGTGAGTGTACTTGACCTGTGGTCCAggctcggcacctaaacttgcatataggggcagtatgaagggtccactattgcttcattGCTGGGCGTCCTGTCGGGCAACACAATTCGGAaatcgcgctcgaaaccgtgggacaggaccacggagctCTGTCTCGCCTATGAAAGATCTCCGCTGGTGAGACAGGAATTATAACCCTAAGAAACTtattaaagatatatatatatattattaatttgtcctatggaataatatctgtaatattgacaattaatactggattgattcggcgtagctcagtggtcagagcgcttggtacgtagaaccaaggacccgggttcgatccccggcgccggagcgaatttttctctctaagtattaattgtcaatattacagatattattctgtaggacaaattaataaaaaaatatatctttaatattctcatagctagcagtgcgtatttctgtacagattactgtgcacttaacttcggaatcccggccaaacaagtcactcaactgagtgcgctcctaatataatggcagttgacattggacatatacgtcaacatatatgcctaacttggagtcaggccaaaagggaaatattcaaggaggaaggttcggtccggtgctgtggattgattcggcgtagctcagtggtcagagcactcggtacgcagaaccaaggactcaggttcgatccctggcgcctgAGCGAATTTTTCGCCTTAAGTTTTaactaagaaacttaacctactAATGGATTTAATTAACTAGAAGAGGAAATGAGGCCAAATCAGGCATTCTCAACAAATCCCGCCTTGAAGACGGACGTGGCAAATCTGTACAGCGGTTATCCAAGGATGAAAATGGgtatgatgatgtggtgggcattCCACATGCAatggtattagtagtattagtatttatttatttaacctggcagagataaggccgtcaggccttctctgcccctctaccaggagattccaactataatatgaagaataaaattacaattagtattaaatttacaattacaattacaaataaaattacaattagtattaaatttacaattacaaaaaaatcaaagtacgaaaagattacctgtcTAATTAAAgccagataatttatcatagaaaagcaaagaatattttatatttactgaattacaaattaaacctagaataacaatattgtatagtgatgaaattactggatattgaaatattttgtgatagattaaggaaactatttacaagaaatcaattactgactaagtgcctagtaagtttgcatttgaattcaattttatttcgacagtccctgatgctagcaggtagcgaattcgagagccttggcagggctattatgaaagagaatgagtatgaggaggtgcgataggatggtattattagtattgtttcatTACGAGagagtgtgttcagattatggtgggaagaaaggtaagtgaaacgaGACGCCAGGtgcgaaggaatagaagagttcaagatttcgaagagaaagagaagtgaatgtaaatttcttttcttatctagtttaagccaacatattgcttccagggatgggctaatatgatcatatttacgaacattgcttacaaaacggatacacaaattatgagcacgttgaagttttgttttgttgtcgcTGAAGAGCTCAGGTGGCCAGCAGAAAGAAATAGCGTGGTGAAAAGACGAGAGAACGAAAAGGGCTGGTTGGTAATAAGACGAAAAATGGGCGAAAAGAAAAACGCGAGAACCACCActgcaccccccggtcaccaacATGGAggaatcaaatattttaaaacaatgcaCCATAAGTTTTGAACACGCATTCTGCTCCAAAGGGGAGCCACAGTGACTATCAACGTAATATGCTGCTTTGGTGCAGTAggtaatattttacaaatatatgtaaaaaaaattactgaaatattCAGTCAATTGTCATTTTATTCTACTTACAATTGTCTTTCCAATGATGGAGAAATGGACATAAAACCAAAAATACTTCACGAATAACTTTTCTCTTAGAAGttcactgaagaaaaaaatatattacgttcAACATTTGATGTCATGGCTACTACCCCAGACAGGAAAGTGATGTTGTggagaaattaatttgtgctcacttcatttttgtaaaacattatatcaaattaaaaaatgtaggggagagtcaggtagtatcggacatcgggtagtatcggacagtgcgtttctttcatctaccaccatatggtagtacttgaatgacatggttacgtttctctatgcgacatcacagaaacgtaaccatgtcaatcaagtactatcatcgtgtggtagatgaaagaaactcactgtccgatattactcgatgtccgatactacccgactctcctctaTACTTTCTTGTCTGTCGCATTGAACATGCAATGTCCAATTAATCTATTGACTTATCCTTATACATTAGATATTCAGCAGATACCACATTTTAAAGGCATTTCGCTTGTGTGAATAGTCTTATGTTTTGTTAGAGTTTCGGACTCCGGATAACTCCACCTACATTGCATTTCAATGGACTCATGGTTCAGTGTAAGCGGGCGTGTATTTTGAGCTGAGGGATATCGTGATACACTTTCATCATAGAACGCATTTCATTGATTTTCTCTCAATGTGTAGGCGGGCATGATTGCAGAGATGTCCCGCTTGTGAAAAACAATTTCTACAGTTGGCATTTGAATATCATTAACCTGTGTGAATGTGAACAAGTTTAAGTGTCCCAATAGTTAGAAACACATTACAGCATGTATGTTTTTACTCGAtgctgagaaacactttccagaCACCtgacattaaaaattatattcgtcACTGTGTATGCGTGTGTGTTTATATCTGCCGATGCTGTGAACCACTTTCCACACCCTTCCCATTTGAATGGCCTTTTGCCTGTGTAAATATGTACATGTTGCTTTAATGTtactgagaaacactttccataCACCTCGCATTCGAATAGTTTTTCGCTTATGTGAATGCATGTATGTCGCTTGAAATGTCCtaattttgagaaacactttccacacaccttGCATTTGAATGGCATTTCGCCTGTGTGAATGCGTGCATGTTTCTTTAAATGTCCTAATTGTGAGAAACCTTTCGCACAGACGTCGCGTTTGAATGTcctttttattgtttgtatattagAATCAAGTTTCAGAGATTGCGGTGTTACAAAACCTCGTTGTATGTATTACACTTGAAGTAAGTACAGCTTCCGTCGCTGATGTTTCAACAATTTGGTGTGTTGCTACCACACTGTGTCAATTTGTGTTCTTCACGATCAATGCTGGCATGTTCTCGTGACACACTCTTCTCAACTATATCCACAttgctgaaatgaatataaaaatatattggtcTCCACTATAATCAACCTGCTGATATCGAAATATGTCAATGGTTACcttttattggagaaaaattcgttccgacacagggaatcgaaaccgggGACCACTCGTCAGCTTTACACAccgagcgctctttccatctgagctatgccgagacccgactCAGAACTGCAgacgaactctcctcctttgtattaCTAATGCAAAGGAAATATTAATGGAtattactaaaaattaaattatacgaaTTTTCCTCCAGTAaaaggtatctacatgttgactacttaTAGGTAGTCTTGATTAATCAATGAAGACGGtgaggcctcatatatgaatattcaTGCACAGAATATATCATAAATCACAAGGGACAAAAATTTTTTGTTGGTGCCTCTGTTTTTAGACAAGTTGTTGGTAATCTGAGGCGCTGATTGAAATAATGACATTGAATATGTCTATTTTCTTAGGGATTGTTCAATTTATATAACaattacacaataaaatatattataattttaatttgttacattAACCTTATTAAATCTAGATAGTGATCATGGTTTtgtagattaaataaaattagaatttaatctttatacactgttgctcttctttttttttctagtcTGTGTTTCTTTCATGCGTACTACTTAGTAAGtattgtgtttatgtatttctaagtataattttaaatgcGAAACATTGATTCTGACATGTAAGTTCTTAATTATATTACAGGTATAATGCTATAGGAGGTCTATATAAATATATTCTATATCATATCGTTACATTTTTGGAGATCGAGCGTCGCCAATTCACAACGAGCATGCTTTAATCATTGCCACGTATTTTGCTATATACATGGCGACTCATATTTACGTCCAACTTTTTATTCTCTAtcacaaataaatgaattaacatgacaGGATCAATCTAGCATGAACCAACAGTCCAGTTATTAGGATTGCTTAAAATTCcaccaatattaaaattggatGTAAGCACCAGCATTAGCTGCACATTTCTCCAGACGTGGCTGAACGCTGCTCTCACAAGCATTTCATTTGGCAACTCCTCTCGTCTGACCATATAACGTGTCGCAAAAGGTTAAGTTCCTCTAGAATCCGTGCTAGTAGAGACTCCGAAAACTCCATTCCGATATCAAAGTTCTGACATGACAGAGCTTGCACTAAGTGTGGCTTCTATGGGCGCCAATTCATTTCCGTTAGCAACCGCTGCAAAGACCCATAGGATACACCAGATTCCCGTTTAGGACTTCTCTGGAAGGTCTCAGTAGCGGTTGCTTTGGCCTCCTCTGtgatcactatttttttttttttttgtcggtcAGCACCCTTCCGCTTCGAAACTGAGCCAGTGCGAATCAATTTGGCGTAAAATCTCTAGATGGTCCTATAGTCCAACTTCGCgtttcttcctttcaccattttCCACCATCTCTGCACCATAATTGGGGACTGCCACACCTCCATTCGAGCAGCAATTTGTGTTCGATCGTACACAGAGTCTTCTGGCCATGGTTATTGTTTTAagatttacactacatttttcCGATTACATTAATTGTTTCGGATAGTACTGAAAacacaacaaataaaataaaatgacactttCTTTTGTGCTTTATTGGTATGAAACACGGTACATTTTAGCAGTGGAATGGGTCACTTAATCTGATTGGTTTCGCTACTGCAGTGTAAAAtagctgttttttttattatgaaacaGAGATCGAAGTTTTGAACTGTGAAGTTAGGAAGGACCTTGGTCAAGAATTGAATGAAAGCAGAGAACAGTGTGAAGTTGCAAGATCAATTTCATAGATTGTCagcaagatttattttttttaatttttttacagtcctttattctcttGAGCCCAaagaatgtataatttatttttttgtaataacatttaatattttcattgcatTAGCAAATTCTGTTatagctttttattttattgaagcagtcagcaataatttgtttaatttattatcaatttcatctTGTTTAATAAACTGAAATATCGAATGTAGCAAATTTTGAGATGTGTTGTGATAGATTGAAAAAATATCATCAAATGCTACGTTCTGATTACTCAACTTGTTCTGGTCAAAGCATTCATAATGAGGAATTTGAATGCCACTATCGTTGCCTCCACTTTCTATACATTGTGCTATATCACACATACAGAGATATAAAAAATCATCTACTGAGAGCTGtggtcgatgagattggtgatagcgagatggtatttgacaagtgaggccgaagattcgccatagattacctgccgTTCACCTCACGGttggaaaacatcggaaaaaacccaaccaggtaatcagcgcaagcggggatcgaacccgcgcccgagcgcaacttcagaccggcaagcaagcaCCTTAAACGACGGAGCCACTCCGGTGGCCACTACTAgagtgtaataaaaaaaatagggcaTGAATAAGGATCGTCCTGTATATGGGGAGTACACACTTGAAATAAGTAGAAAACCTAACACTGAGTACAGCATATCTATGTTATTTCTATGTCACTCTTGGAGATTAAGATAAGCCATGGGCTCTTCACATGGTATGCAACACCTGTGCACAGTTTTTGCGCCAGTGGACAAATCTGAAGTGAAGTACCAATGGTTAATTTTGTACTGTTAATATAAGAGGCATCAATCGAAATAATCGTGATAACAGAACACATCCTGAACAGGACACATCCTGATCTACCTTCAGCTATGAGGACTGTGCCGCACTCGGAGCTGGACCTAGGCTACAATTCCATCAGTTACATGTGCCTGAATTTCGTCATATGAAACTCTGACAGGGAACACATCCTATAACTGTAGTGAACTGTGAgcacagagaagaaaaattcCAGCCAGCTGCCACTGCAAAAGTAACGTACCCGTATGAATAGAAGTACGGACCCGCAAAACTTCTTGCGACTTTCGCAGCACTCGATTTGCACAGCATGAAAAACAGTCGACTAGCAAAACGCAAAGGGATTGCAGCCGCAGTAGAAATGTTGCCAATTAAAGTAGGGACTTGATCGTACCCCAAAAGAGATCATGGTTCTCGAAGGACAGCAGAATAATACAGCAGCAGACATAGTAGGAACTATAGTACTTTACTTGTCATGGTAATGATAATTTTGGTGAACTTTATGTCAATTTAGAACCAAGATATTGAGACGTTAATAACAATAACCACATAAGCACAGCAGATAAAAACAgtattatacattataaaatttattttctacgtcGTTATTAAATGAAGTTCTGAAAGAACGGAAGAAGTAAAACCAGCACAGAATACTCACCTCTCAGTCAACACTTCATCCTCTTCTGAACATACTTCCAATTTATGTTCTTGCTGAACTTTGTCCAGATCCACCAGATCTTCCTGaaaaagtgagtaaataataaagagAGCTTTAACTGGCCATATGTGACATTGGTTTCCTATGTCAGACATCTCACTATTCAAACCTAGTGGATCCAATTTAACTTCTCGGTAAGGTTCTAATGACTTTTACACAAAATCCCATTCGTTCCACTGAACTGCGTTGCTTTACGTCCTGAATACATCCTTCCTTTAATTCAGGCTATTTGCTTGTATTGTAAGGCATTGGAATCAAGTTTCAACCTTGAAAATATGAGTATGTCAAGTATGAATGTCCTGGAAAATACGTAACGAGAATTTGCAAGAATggttaaagtaaataaacaataataaggtAATATAATGAGATATTAATACGTTTCGCTGCTgaaaattttattacctcaaaatGCAGACTATATAACGTGACTTCTCCTTTTGACATCAGATAGCATTAAATAAAGGTTTTTCCACCACAATTGCAAATTAATTTGTACTACAGATTGCTGCTGCGGAGTAAGAAGATTCATAATTCCAAATTAATTGCGCTATTGAACGTGGAATTTGTCGTCATTGTGGAAGCTTGTGATCAATTGAAGAGTGGAAGATCTACCTTATTACAtcattttcaattcaattttaaaatgtgtagCACTCTATCTCCTGGACAAATTTTGTAGAGGTATTCATGATGATTTTCTGAGTAACACGTCGTCATTTGTGTTTGCAAACAGGCGCACACAAAGTAGATATTAATTACTTTCAGACACCATGTGGTCCATAAGCCAGAGAGCTGTTTTAGGTGTGGAACCAGAGGAAGGGAAAAGTGAAATTCTCTAACacataattgaacattttgatcTCAAATATTGCTCAGAAGACATTCTACAGTCAACAAAGAACAGAATTAGATTTCTGTGTACGAAAATTCGATTACAGAGAGAAGAAAACAGCAGAAATGagaaaatgttcttaaaatagAACGTGCTATGTTAGAAATATATGACGCTATGccatttattataaaacaattccaatttgagaCTGCCAGATTTACACTATCTTTCACAAATTCACAATCTTGGTAAGATATTGGATTAGCTTGCAGTAATAAAGTTTCCTAGTGTTTTTAGTTTATTACTTATTGCAAACCGTGCATCTTGGAGTGATTTTGTCAGTATTTGTTATGGGCATAATTAGCATCTTACGACTCGGAAGAAGTGTGAGGTTGCAGCTTCAATCCAGAACAAAAAATTTCTCACAGAGGGAGATTGGGAGGAAACTTCTCAAGACTCTTACATATTGCATTAAGAACAAAATGGAAATAGGAAAAGATTTATCCTTTCATATCATCAACAGATGATGGGAAAATTGCCAatatctgcaaaaaaaaaaaaaaactgagcataaGACAGTTGACAGCTAACTTGGAATGTGAAGAACTGCTCATTCCTGAAACAGTGCAAGAAATAGTACGAGCAAGGCTAAAAGTGCTGCATGCATACTATAAAATTATAtctgataaatacaataataaaaatggccaGAGCAGCAGAGATATATCACA includes the following:
- the LOC138716435 gene encoding uncharacterized protein yields the protein MQKIVIWCLQNKWTLSLRDNGTEVVYYADITVKNNYWDWNGPRSEWNGKYFVYAIDYDNFIVIGGCAPEFSPSPLYWVAFRRRCPSSKAYQAAENALKGYNMSITDFYKTCRRRELI